Genomic segment of Coffea arabica cultivar ET-39 chromosome 1e, Coffea Arabica ET-39 HiFi, whole genome shotgun sequence:
TTGGTTGGACCTACAGGTAGCAGAGTGATTGCGAGTCTCACAATGAATCTTGCAAATCTTGATTTACGATTGGAAATCTTTAGTACCATGATGTGATGCACGTGGCCTGGTGTTAATGGTTGTGACAGCCGCTGGATAATGTGGCAATAATTGCCGATAGGCTTGGAAGAGCGTGCCCCTACCCTGCCCTACCCTTCACCTGAAATTATTTTACATGTAAAAGTCGGATACCAGCTGCTGATTGGCTGTTCTACCGCTCTTCCAGGTAATTCACAACAAAACCCCGTGGCACTATTTCTTTGCTTTCTGGAGACTGGAGACTGGAGTCTGGAGTCTGGAGTCTGGATGATGATCAGACTTGCGTCTTTGGACATAAAGAAATTCTATAGCTCGTGAAGTAAATGGATCAATCACCGTGAAACACCCTATCTACGACTTAGTGAAACTAACTTTGATGCTGTTTTGAACATCTTCTATAAATCAGTAGTCTTGAACAGCTTGCTTCTACTATTACACCGGGTGGTGCGTAAGGGAATTTGGTTGTTTATGCTGTTTTCATTTTAAATCAAGAGCAGGGCCATTACGAGATCAACGTGCTTAGATCTCTGGTAACCAAATTGCATGATTGGTTAATTTATTACCACTACTATCAATCCAGAATTGACACGTCACGTAGAATCCATTAGGACGAAGCTTGAATAGTTGCGAATTTTTGGCACATCCATGATCTGCACGTCCCCGGTAGCTCTGCAACTGGGCCACGCCATGTTACCTGACCACCTGTCTTAACTCTTAATCAAACCCGCGATATAATTCATGTCGCCATATATGAGCACGAGAACGACAACTTCGTCGACAATTTTGTTTGGGTGAAGGCATTCCAAATGTTACTGCACCGACAGTAGCAGATGGCACTTCATCTTCTTGGAGTTTTTTCATCTTCTTGGAGTGTTTTAATTGTCTTAAGGTTTTTAAAGTATCTGACTTGAAAACTTTCATCCGACGTTGATGAGCAGTATTCGCTGACGGGAACAAATTTAACACCTTCGCTTGCTTGCTTCGTCTTCGTCGGTTAAACCTCAGGGGAAGAACGGTGCAAAAGAAGATTGAACTTTTACCCGGAGGAGACGAGGCATGAGCAGCATACGACTTTGTCAAATCTGTGTACGAATGCGGTCTTTTTAACTTCTGATCAGAAGCCTCGACGTCTGCAACGGAACAGGAACGTAAAATGTAAGTCCATTTAGCTCCATCCAATCATCGGATTGGGGGTATGATAATTTAGTATCAGTGATAGTGGTAAAGCAGCAGGAAGGCCAGCCAAGATTCAAGGCATAAACCCATCCAATAATTAGGCATCGCATCCCACGTGCCTGAGAAGACTGCATGTTAGCCTGGCCTCCTCTACTGTTTCTTCAGAAAAAGTTTACTCCAAAAAGCATGGACTCAAAAGGGATGGGCCAATAATGGACGGTGGACCAAACCCATCTTGGTCGTGTCCACCCCAGCGAGGCACCAGGTGATGTCGTACAGACAAATTGGTGGCTCGTGACACCTGAAATTCTTGCTGTAATTCTTTATCTCTTCCAACAAATTTCTACTAAACACAGCTCATTGAGACATGTAGAGGACGATTTCACACGTAATTTGcttaaataatattttgtttTGAGATAGTATACGTGGATTTTCAAGATTGTGATTGAAGCAACAAATGTCCTGGCTTATTTTAAGATAAATAGTAACCCGAccatactcaaaaaataaagggttattatcactttacccccttaacgtTCGGTACcactatcaatttcccccttaacgttcttttttagtcattttactctcaagactaacggtcaaacttaacggagtttgttaattaaagtaaaaagaCAAGTTTAGCCCTTAAAGTTATTATCATTTTGCCCTCATAAACTATAGTCTCGATATCAATTTACCCtatagagtttttttttagacaatttatcctaccattaagccaacttagcaagttaaaaactttagaagaaagtACCATCCTCTTTgtataacaaaaataataaaaatttagagtggctcttctcctttttagtatcaagaaaaaaaagtcaaagtattaatttctttctttttgacaatcttattaatattaaaaaaatagaaagatcgGAAGGGGCAGGGTGaggaggagagagagatagagagagagagaactcaaaattttttttagaaaatacaaataagaaagaattaaatacttttattattttaaaattatttcattttactATTTACCACCAGATTTCAATCCTGATCTTAACAATCTTAAATTAATACGATAATGatagacttttttttctttgcaaaatttaattttctatctccttctttcctatctctttttcttttcatagtattaataagtgtgaaaaaagaaatttgagaaaatccttttatttttatatttttggatctcttaaaatgaaaaaaaaagaagaataatcattctaaattttttatttttaattatatatataagggtaaatatatttaaaaatttttgaccatagtagttagattaacgatgaagcaaaatgccaaaaaaataatgttagaaATTAAATCGattatatcactataatttaaaggaATAGAGTAATAATAACAGTGTAGTAATGCTATAGAATAAAATGAtatttttgtctaaaatttcttaacatgttgagttgaattacttataggggtgaaatgactaaaagataacgttagggGGGTAAAAAatgatagtagtgatatagtttaaggggataaagtgataataatccaaaaataaaaataaaaaacatataATTTTGGAAATAGTTATAGCAGTAGTTATGTTCTTTAATGATGTGGTTAACCTTCAATTCAAGAGCAGAGACGATAGGCCATTCAACGCCTTTGAAATCATTGAATTAAGAAGCAAAAAGAACAcaaataattaataaacaaaCACGTGTAGAGGAAAACGTGCCCCGTTTGCTCTCCACAAATTCCCCGAGTACGCCTTGCAAGTAGATGCAACTGTATATTATGGTAACTAAGTCAAAATTATTTGGACAGCAAGTATATACTATATTAGCCCCCCGGGGCTAGATCGCGTCACGCGATCTGTGGCTGCTTCTGGCACTCGCAGGTCATGGGATCGAACCTTACTTAACGTTTGGGTGCGATTGGGGTGACGCTGTACTCCAGACGCAGGGATTAATCGAGCcgcattcgggtcttgatttgGATACCCTGTGTTGACAGAAAAAAAAGTATATACTATATTATGCCTTGCAATTATACACCATGTCTTGCACAAATCAAAGGAGGTCATAGCAAATCGTTAGCTTCTAGCTAATAGAGGGTGTGTTTGGACAGCcaattatttggtcaaatataTTTGttgacatcaccattacaatttccaatacacctttttatcttcccaattacctttttatctcacatacatcacatcacaaaaagtgctacagtaaaaatatttcaaataacttacaatccaaacacactcagaATTATACTCGTATTCATATACGACTAAGACTTTATAATAGTGAACGAGCATGacaaaaaagaaatattgtgaaaTGAATCAATTAGCAGGGACCGTAGAGGAAGCGGTAAAAGTATAtatggaagaaaagaagaaaacaacaacAATGTACAATATTCTCAAGCCGCCAAAGACAAACTTGATGCGACTGCATGGTTAAATGCAATTCTCGAATGGAAATTGAGACAAGCAAATCCTCCACCCCtccaagaaaaaaaaggtgTTCATTTTCTTGTGGCCATGGCCATGGATGATTAAGTAATAATTGTGATTGATCATACAGAATGTCGCACTCAGACGGTGATGGTGCTTATAAAGGGGGTCGCGAGGCGCGGGTAGTTGTGATATATGTCTGTCATATATACTAGTACTAGTCATCATAAGTTATAGGCTTCTCttgtgctgctgctgctgctgcctgGTTGTGGTACTGGGATCCTCCTTTGGATTGATCCTCCGTTATCAGTGAATAGATAGACATCAGGCCATGGGTTTTAGGAGCGACTTATTGATATGCACTACCTTGGAATGTGAAACCAAGGAAGAAATGCTGGCTGCCATTCACAGAGCAAAGGAAGAAGGAGCAAACCTTGTGGAACTCTGCATCGACTCCATCTCCTTCTCTCACATTTCGGAGGTGGAAGGCCTTTTGAGACAGAGAACTCTGCCTTCCATTGTGTCTTTCAGGTACCCTCCCTCTTTCTTTCGCCTGATATCTATCTATCCCTACCTCTTCCTCCACAGCTTTCTACTCACCACCCAACATTGCCCTCTCATTCCCAAGGATGCAAGGTTGGTATTTACTTTCCCTGCTTATATCTTAGCATCTTGATGCATGATTAACataaataatagtttttttttttttaattcttccCCTCATGTGTTCTAGGACTAACGGTACCTATTACCTAATAGGTATTCGTTAACTCCTATTTTCATAATGCTCTTCATCATTTTCTCCTTCAGTTAGCGAGAAATTTCTTCTATAGTAGCATAATGAGTTCCACTTTCATAATTTGCTATTGCAACAATACATtcccctcttcttcttcttcttcttcttcttcagatATTGACTTCACGCATCCCCAGGAACGAGGGGAgagggggtggggggggggaagaaaagggaaattagAAGTAGCTGGTTTGGTAATGTCTATGTAACAAAACATGAACAGGTGAACCATGAAGATAGTATACAGGAGTTCCTGTTTCTGTGGGCACGAGGAGGAGACAAAACAGCTGTTTCTCTCTTTAACACTTTTCTTAGCATGCATTACTTTTACATGTGTATGTTTGCTTGGACTTAATTGTGCAGCTGCATCGGCACCACAGATGATGACGTTGTACATTGAATGGTTGGTAAAATAAGTCATATAAGACGACAGTGGAGGTGGTGGTAGGTAGGTGGAGTATAATGATGAAATAATGTCGACCATGCCAAGGCCGTGGGAGGTGGGGTACGCATGAAAGTAAGGCGTCAGAGTAAATATATTCTCAAATAATGCATTCAAATACTACTGTTTAAAAACAGCTTTCAAATAGTGAGGGTTCTAGAATAATGCATTCAACCATCTTTTAAACAATGCACGCATTTAGTGAtgtgttgctttttttttttttttaaagaataaaATGTCTAGACAAATAAAAGAATGCATTCTATGAAAGAATGATGGTTGCATCTCGGAAGGCGGGGACGAATTTACACGTGAACAATATGAGTCTTGGCTCcgttttgattgattcactgATGTACGGAACATAAAAGTGATGGAGGCTTTGAAAAATCAACCCTATCGTTTGGCTCTCTATGACATTATTATTAGGGAAAAGAGTCTCATTGGCCCTCTAACTGTTAGTCAGGTAAACTTTTGGTCCTCCAATACTTAAGAGTCAAATTTTAAGTCTCGATCTATCGAGAGTGCAAAAAGTTAAACCTTCTGTCAAGTTTAGCTGTTAAAACTAATAGACACTAACACTACGTGAGATGCATGCCGAAATACAAGGGGCATTTTAGTTCAAGCTGTCATCCACTCGGTaaaaaagagtaaaaatcaGTTTAATTTCATTGTTGCCTTCTACCATTCTCTCTCCCTCCACCGCAAGTGGTTGGAAGCTCCTGCAATTCGTCGACCATCATCAATAGTGCACATCTCTTGAAGCTTCCGCCGGGGAATTACAGGTTTCAAAAGGAAATGGTTGATTTTGAGCGATTTGAGTCGTCGAGTGAATGGGTTGGTGttgattttggttgaagttAAGGTTTCTTGATCTTCTGGTATCTACCGGTTCCAAAAAGCTCTCTCTAGCCTTTGCCTCATCGGTCCACCATAATTGCCACATGATGTTCCCTCCACTCCTTCCTCACCAAATCCAACATGGGCCGCCTCCTCCTTCCCAACTTCTCCTCCTCACTCTCCTTCCCCAAAGTCAATTCAATAAATAATTAAGCTATTCAATCTCTGGCTCCTCTCTTCTGCTATCATGTCAAAGAAATTCATGTCAAAGAGAATGCTTCGTAACAACAATAATGGAGCTAGTACATAGCGTGAAGGAAGAGCACGAAAGGTTCATAGATCTAAAGCTTGCAGCTTTAGTAACCTACTATTGGGAATTGCTTAATTTATGTCGGAGAAGCTTTGCTTAAATCATACTAAAGCTTCAGCTGCCAGGGAGATTTTCTTCCTATAGCTTTTCGTTGGGGAAGAAATCCCTTTTTACCAAATAGAAAGTTGCTGGACAGACTAAAATGCCCTTCATATTTTAGCATAAGTTTCATGTGGTGTTAGTTTCCGTCAATCTTAACGAGTGAATTTGATAGAAGGTCCAATATTTTACACTTTCGATAGATTGAGGGCCAAAAATTTACTCCTAATTGTTGGAGGGCCAAAAGTTCACCAGGTTAATAGTTAGAGAGCTATTGGGACTCTTTtcccttattattattatgttcAAGCGATTTGGCTAGTTCAATCACCAATTGCAGTATTGTATTGAACCATCGGCCTTTGAGCTGGTGGCCACTAACTAGCTTACTCTTGCTTTTCACCAAAATGTCAAATTTAAgtgatttgtttcaaaaattcaggCGAATGTATTGTGTACCCGTTTGAtccggtggtggttcagtcccctcTGAGTTATCCCTGGATTTCCTTAGATTCGCTTCTCCCCTTTAGTGTAGAATAGATTATGTTTTATAACTGTTGTCGTCtccgaaaaaaaaattacagtaTTGTATTGACATGTTTTAAATGATGATGGGTAGCTGGTGGAAATGCGCGATGGATTTTCTATCCAATaccctgtgccactctctgtcccattttttattatattgataTTTCTCCTATATAAACATCacgttttaattcttttttgttttcttaagatccaataactattaattgggtaatacataaaatttaacaaattcaaaaaatcaaaatgcataaaaaaatgagattttttataaattttctgctatattttttaattttctattatatattgctttttaAAGCtactgtatttattttttactcaattaatagttattggatcttaaagaaacaaaaaagaactagaACGTGATGTTTATGtagaaaaaataacaatataataaaaagtgagacAGAGAGTGACATAGGGTATGGGATAGAAGATTCATTGCGACGGAAATGGGTCAATTCTTTCTTAGTGACAATGATCCATCAGGCTAATATTATGACTTTGTCGGGActatatcaaatttaatatttaataataatttaatggattaaattacttcaaatttcaattttatcaaaagcACTCTAATTCTAATACATTTTAGAGTAAATTATTAAATGAATAAGTTATCACTTATTATTTAGATTCTAAATAATGCTATGCTTATTTAGGATAAATATCACTTATTATTCGATGGCTGTCTATATGCAGGTCGAATTTGCGCAGGGGAAGAGGGTGTTCATCAAAGAAGACAGGCTTGCAAGTTCTGAGGCTTGCCGTGGAATTGGACGTCGAATTCGTCCAAGTGGAATTCGAGGTTAGTGACTTGCTTACAGTATTTATATGGGAGTAATATGCTATGCTTCCCAATTCTTTATTTGTTCTTTGGCATTTTTTTGATTCCAGAAGTAGAATTTAGTATCCGCTTGACCTTACCGCAAATGAGACATGCATATGGAATTCTTTTCAGATGGCTAAGGAAGAGGTTATTACTGAGCTAATGAGCAGACGATCAAATAGCAAGATAATTATCTCAAACTACATCAACAATGGTGGCGGCGGCGGTACTCTTTGCAAAGAGAAGCTTGGGAACATCGCCATACTTCTGCAATCTACGGGGGCAGATGTCATCCAACTTGTGGTTGATGTGGCTTATATTACTGACGTCGCTCCACTTTTTCATTTGCTTGTCCATTCTCAGGTATTTTGCGTCCTTTTTCATCTCGAAATCATTTCGATATTTTTCACCCCGATAATCAGTATTCAGGCTACTTGCTCCGACGATCCTTCTTCTTATATCATAATGTACAAGCCACAGACAACCACTTTTGCCTCATTTTTGAAGGGTTTTATTCCCGAAACTAATGCATGAGCACTAATGAGTTTTGTGTTAAATCAATTTAAGTATTTGATCGAATTGTCAAATTATGGAAGTTGCAATCTGTGTTGAAAAGTTGCTATCTTTGCCTCATTTTGTGGAAATCATTGATTTTACGATAACTTTCCATCTTTATTTGGTTTTAGGTATTACTTTCAAGGCAAAAAGTACTTTTTTTACCAGCCAGAATCAGTTTTGTTTGCTAGGCATCGTTCTGCTTCTGTTCCAATTTTTCTGTGTGAACATTTCTTCCTTGGGATTCCAGTAATGTAGGTAGAATAGCTTGATTCTTCACCAGTAAAAGTTGTTTCAAAATTCAGCAATATagtttgactttttcttttaagACTTTGACCTATTGCACCTAACGTGTAGGTACCGCTAATTGTAAGAGCTGTGGGAGATAGAGGTCTCATAAGCCAGTTATTGGGCCCAAAATATGGTGCCATTGTGGTCTGGGGATCCTTAGGAGACAAACCTGAACTTGGGTTGCCTCCTTTGCGCAGCATCGCACAAGTCTACAACCTTGAATTTATTAATCCAGACACAAAAGTTTTTGGTGTCATTTCAAACCCAGTAGGCCATAGTAAAGGTCCCCTTCTGCACAACCCTGCTTTCAGACACACAGGATATAACGGAATTTATGTGCCTTTGCTTGTTGATAATATCAAGGAATTTTTTAGGGTATATTCAAGCAGCGATTTTGCTGGTTTCAGGTATGACTATGCTCAGCCAGGAAAAGCAGACTAAAactctttttctgttttcatgatAGTATTTCTACAGTATCTATGCACCTTAATTGACATGATTCACCTCATAAGCGAGCCAGaattcatttttctattttttggttaaaacaatGATAACTATCCACTAGGTCCCATAGTTTGCATTTTGATCTATGTGGACAATCAGTTTCATGTTCTTTCATGGCTTTTTGCAGTGTTGGAATTCCCCACAAGGAAGCAGCAGTAGGGTGCTGCGATGAAGTTGATCCCTTTGCTAAGGTGTGAAAGCtttgcaatctgtttaatttttTGTGGTTGTACCAATGTGAATGTATCCATTCAGGAAGTATTTGTCCTTCACATCATCTTAAAATAGTGTTTCCAAAGTTGATGCCCTTCAGTTGAAGTGGGTATATAGTTAAAGCTGGAGATAGATTTCAATTTCTTTATATGGGGCAAGCTTGAGAAGGTTTCATGT
This window contains:
- the LOC140015332 gene encoding bifunctional 3-dehydroquinate dehydratase/shikimate dehydrogenase, chloroplastic-like isoform X3, whose protein sequence is MELVHSVKEEHERSNLRRGRGCSSKKTGLQVLRLAVELDVEFVQVEFEMAKEEVITELMSRRSNSKIIISNYINNGGGGGTLCKEKLGNIAILLQSTGADVIQLVVDVAYITDVAPLFHLLVHSQVPLIVRAVGDRGLISQLLGPKYGAIVVWGSLGDKPELGLPPLRSIAQVYNLEFINPDTKVFGVISNPVGHSKGPLLHNPAFRHTGYNGIYVPLLVDNIKEFFRVYSSSDFAGFSVGIPHKEAAVGCCDEVDPFAKSIGAVNTIIRRPTDGKLIGYNTDCHACITAIEEALRERQIINGQASHTSPIAGKLFVLIGAGGAGRAMAFGAKSKGARVVIFNRNFERAKALASAVSGEALPYECLDTYCPEKGMILANASAVGMQPNADQTPVPKEALKSYELVFDAVYTPRNTRLLQEAAEIGAIVVSGVEMFIRQALGQFKLFTGGLAPEDFMRKTVLEKF
- the LOC140015332 gene encoding bifunctional 3-dehydroquinate dehydratase/shikimate dehydrogenase, chloroplastic-like isoform X2; its protein translation is MGFRSDLLICTTLECETKEEMLAAIHRAKEEGANLVELCIDSISFSHISEVEGLLRQRTLPSIVSFRSNLRRGRGCSSKKTGLQVLRLAVELDVEFVQVEFEMAKEEVITELMSRRSNSKIIISNYINNGGGGGTLCKEKLGNIAILLQSTGADVIQLVVDVAYITDVAPLFHLLVHSQVPLIVRAVGDRGLISQLLGPKYGAIVVWGSLGDKPELGLPPLRSIAQVYNLEFINPDTKVFGVISNPVGHSKGPLLHNPAFRHTGYNGIYVPLLVDNIKEFFRVYSSSDFAGFSVGIPHKEAAVGCCDEVDPFAKSIGAVNTIIRRPTDGKLIGYNTDCHACITAIEEALRERQIINGQASHTSPIAGKLFVLIGAGGAGRAMAFGAKSKGARVVIFNRNFERAKALASAVSGEALPYECLDTYCPEKGMILANASAVGMQPNADQTPVPKEALKSYELVFDAVYTPRNTRLLQEAAEIGAIVVSGVEMFIRQALGQFKLFTGGLAPEDFMRKTVLEKF
- the LOC140015332 gene encoding bifunctional 3-dehydroquinate dehydratase/shikimate dehydrogenase, chloroplastic-like isoform X1; this translates as MGFRSDLLICTTLECETKEEMLAAIHRAKEEGANLVELCIDSISFSHISEVEGLLRQRTLPSIVSFRYPPSFFRLISIYPYLFLHSFLLTTQHCPLIPKDARSNLRRGRGCSSKKTGLQVLRLAVELDVEFVQVEFEMAKEEVITELMSRRSNSKIIISNYINNGGGGGTLCKEKLGNIAILLQSTGADVIQLVVDVAYITDVAPLFHLLVHSQVPLIVRAVGDRGLISQLLGPKYGAIVVWGSLGDKPELGLPPLRSIAQVYNLEFINPDTKVFGVISNPVGHSKGPLLHNPAFRHTGYNGIYVPLLVDNIKEFFRVYSSSDFAGFSVGIPHKEAAVGCCDEVDPFAKSIGAVNTIIRRPTDGKLIGYNTDCHACITAIEEALRERQIINGQASHTSPIAGKLFVLIGAGGAGRAMAFGAKSKGARVVIFNRNFERAKALASAVSGEALPYECLDTYCPEKGMILANASAVGMQPNADQTPVPKEALKSYELVFDAVYTPRNTRLLQEAAEIGAIVVSGVEMFIRQALGQFKLFTGGLAPEDFMRKTVLEKF
- the LOC140015332 gene encoding bifunctional 3-dehydroquinate dehydratase/shikimate dehydrogenase, chloroplastic-like isoform X4, giving the protein MAKEEVITELMSRRSNSKIIISNYINNGGGGGTLCKEKLGNIAILLQSTGADVIQLVVDVAYITDVAPLFHLLVHSQVPLIVRAVGDRGLISQLLGPKYGAIVVWGSLGDKPELGLPPLRSIAQVYNLEFINPDTKVFGVISNPVGHSKGPLLHNPAFRHTGYNGIYVPLLVDNIKEFFRVYSSSDFAGFSVGIPHKEAAVGCCDEVDPFAKSIGAVNTIIRRPTDGKLIGYNTDCHACITAIEEALRERQIINGQASHTSPIAGKLFVLIGAGGAGRAMAFGAKSKGARVVIFNRNFERAKALASAVSGEALPYECLDTYCPEKGMILANASAVGMQPNADQTPVPKEALKSYELVFDAVYTPRNTRLLQEAAEIGAIVVSGVEMFIRQALGQFKLFTGGLAPEDFMRKTVLEKF